The following proteins come from a genomic window of Salminus brasiliensis chromosome 15, fSalBra1.hap2, whole genome shotgun sequence:
- the mxra5a gene encoding matrix-remodeling-associated protein 5, whose amino-acid sequence MGHSAAHIWTLLLLLLLTRTDLARCCPRPCACPQPKEVHCTFRSLLTVPAGVPKQVERMNLGFNSITRITDVSFAGMRKLELLMMHGNDIHNIPNGAFRDLTSLQMMKMSYNKLKIISRHTFQGLWYLARLHLDHNRLEFIHPDAFQGLTSLRLLQLEGNRLQQLHPATFATLSVLGHFPVSTLKHLYLSENGLTTLSQKMLAGMPHLENLFLHDNPWICDCRMKWFGDWSKNAPGVLKCKKDRALAGGQLCPMCSSPKHLKKKDLQELDNPTCNSPIISVPHRTSVLDTESELMTLDEFRQPLGNVSLDLSDEHGNKVSLHCDVNEPTESTRMNWDHVNPHQITANVTLTLDLECPIDRTNYERLWRLIAYYSDVPAHMQRDIMLSKEPHASYRYRQDAEKDALYYTGVKVNIVAEPSWVMQPSLDLQLNRPQSTSKRVRLVLSTRMTQLVEAEAMRQQRRRWVMVESRNDTKISHAAVVGKPVKMHCNVHSSGNPSIKWMLPDGSKAEAPYQSSDNRITVSPSGLLDIRAVDHSDSGVYYCIALVTDDISILPFRLTVEESSSPPPGGEGVAEPVAGVAGGPVSVSCLASGSPDPEINWILPDTSIVNTKSNSSKIVVASNGSLTILNSQLSDNGYYKCVAGNQHGADSLATKVTLTRPSGGLPVRKYFSRPQPAEGVSTRIKAPMDNDVEASGDNENGKPVEKAPTRQMNTSNSRVPNIGVQGGHPSRKPWRRPAMPRRRVMPPGADKSNTVETRRRINMSNSQIDPKRWASILAKVRGGGSSPKTTTPSAVQMSTNILLEPDTASSKKSGSLDRIEGSSAEGTTIGSRPQEASYAVTTSATPVPTTDISLEIRSLGSVDQTHIIYQIAAPEINPDSDLFTSRTYVMQTTTGPQPTRHWTTGPDVSEGVELSTPSYGTRFHENQSHTTVGKKVTGTVERSGGDRSVVDHSEFSIPESFTNAEEVYQGESDHSPVLTTAVALEEQSTGKYADAHSFMETTTTAAPQATQNLQRHTTQEKQDMSQIPLLTTVAPTSKPASENNRGRHTISTNPVPSSRARNSSSLRRKNGGRQRKPNRKRIRPKGSKSPTHVTNVTPQPTTLAPVSEVTKTTASFQSEIATSAGALSTRAKVDTTVPFTDSQATSLSKMTHEKNTDPLYNGRNNLTPDSSVQEKVSDAGETPSSHAKPPNTSVSSTTASVPPSTSLGVIAHRETEINIEPTPTLSLSIQDADKERFTSIRPPAVHRFFEGAPRESATVDHDTIDPSPESPHMQAEVKPGAGSDKAENQYTPSEAENVPPSTELVGEFPVRPFSSSAPSNQHEITEGHDSEIPSGSTKANLYEGAHESPQVTTERPATSQSAQRSGLTTIKRLSSASADGDHAEKGTTKPGIAETNVPDDIPVIFLPSTTTTSATTTTTTPPPSPLVKSISETTMPPPTTAKTMKPHVPFQIPVSPPSSKRKAAVPDSTNLIPDRHKERISTTEEKIITEDLSTPDRTKPHVSHSSSQLEDTKPDAKTDKLLNTKPHKTAVKKAPTAAPEFPAATHPKLPIPGMANGQSRGASTALNSTSEGARQTPAVPARRGQPKITSTDVSTVTAQAESDAYLPCVAVGEPRPFLSWTKASTGASIAQNTKIQRFEVHSNGTLIIRNVLPLDQGQYLCSVQNQYGEDKVAVSLVVLAEHPKVLQPRHQDTTAYLGDTVKLACRSQGHPPPRTTWVLPDRAMVHMEAASSLATSEQRVSVLANGTLQITSATYTDRGVYKCIASNAAGADTISVRLTVAALPPVIQQLRHENITFPEGITAYLNCSARGAPLPTISWITPDGMQLRPSQFVSGRNLFVFPNGTLYIRGLSQADAGQYQCTATNSAGVSSKAIRLTVKTTITSARTRITSSSPQKTDVTYGGRLQLDCVASGDPEPRVIWRTPSRKLVDAHYSYDSRIKVFANGSLTVHSVTEKDEGDYLCVARNKLGDDHVPLKVSVLTKPAKIEPRTQTNQKVTYGGNLKVDCVASGLPNPKIQWALPDGTMINSIMKSDSSGGGRSRRYVVFDNGTLFFNEVGMHEEGDYTCYADNQIGKDEMKVHVKVVSDVPVIRNKTNEVVRVMYGESASLKCSAKGEPNPLVLWFSPTNRAIPSASDKYMIHNDGTLVIQNVQRFDGGNYTCLARNSAGQDRKVSRLEILVSPPAINGLRGYTNSLKVSAVKDQRKLIHCEATGIPVPQVMWVLPENIVLPSPYYGGRMTVHRNGTLDIRSLRVTDAAQLTCVARNEGGEARLIVQLDVTDVIEPPRLRSPKSESLTLTVGRSMTLNCSVEGSPVPQVTWILPSGAPLLSATQFNKFFHKSDGTLVISNPALSEAGTYRCLGRNAGGLVERSVVLLPGRKPEINNRYNSPVSVVNGESLHLHCLSTSDPVRLTWTLPSGVVLNRPQRAGRYAVLPNGTLSIHQASVYDRGSYTCRAANEYGSSLLTIPVIIIAYPPRITSGPAPATYAKRGVAVQLNCVAVGIPKAEVAWETPDRTRLIVSPQPRMFGNKYLHPQGSLIIQNPMPKDAGFYRCTARNVIGVDSKGTYLHVY is encoded by the exons GGGTCTCTGGTACCTAGCCAGGCTGCACCTGGACCACAACCGCCTGGAGTTCATCCACCCAGACGCTTTCCAAGGCCTCACCTCCCTCCGTCTACTTCAGCTAGAGGGCAACCGGCTACAGCAACTCCATCCAGCCACCTTTGCGACCCTCTCTGTGCTCGGCCACTTCCCCGTGTCCACCCTCAAACACCTGTATCTGTCTGAGAACGGGCTGACCACGCTGTCGCAGAAGATGTTGGCTGGCATGCCACACTTGGAGAACCTCTTCCTGCACGACAACCCCTGGATCTGTGACTGCAGGATGAAATGGTTCGGAGACTGGAGCAAAAATGCACCAG GTGTCCTGAAATGCAAGAAAGACCGGGCCCTTGCTGGAGGCCAGTTGTGCCCTATGTGTTCTTCTCCAAAACACCTCAAGAAAAAAGATCTCCAGGAGCTAGACAACCCAACCTGCAACAGTCCCATCATCAGTGTTCCTCACAGAACCTCGGTTTTGGACACAGAGAGTGAACTCATGACCTTAGATGAATTTCGACAGCCTCTTGGGAATGTTTCACTAGACCTCTCAGATGAGCATGGGAACAAGGTCAGTCTCCACTGCGATGTCAATGAACCTACAGAATCAACCAGAATGAACTGGGACCATGTAAACCCACATCAGATTACTGCAAATGTCACACTGACATTGGATCTGGAGTGCCCAATTGACAGAACCAACTACGAAAGGCTCTGGAGACTCATTGCATATTACAGTGATGTACCTGCCCACATGCAAAGGGACATTATGCTGAGCAAGGAACCTCATGCGAGTTACAGGTATCGGCAGGATGCTGAAAAGGACGCTCTTTACTACACTGGTGTGAAAGTCAACATTGTGGCAGAACCCTCATGGGTAATGCAGCCGTCTCTGGACCTGCAGCTTAACAGACCCCAATCTACAAGTAAACGGGTTCGACTTGTTCTTAGTACCCGCATGACCCAGCTGGTAGAGGCAGAGGCAATGAGGCAGCAGAGGAGAAGGTGGGTTATGGTAGAGTCCAGGAATGACACCAAAATATCGCATGCTGCTGTGGTGGGGAAGCCGGTTAAGATGCATTGCAACGTGCACAGCTCAGGGAATCCCTCGATCAAATGGATGCTGCCTGATGGCTCCAAAGCTGAGGCCCCATACCAAAGCAGTGATAACAGAATCACAGTGTCTCCATCTGGGTTGTTGGATATAAGGGCAGTGGATCACTCGGACTCAGGTGTGTATTACTGTATAGCTTTAGTCACAGACGATATCAGTATCCTCCCCTTTCGTCTGACGGTTGAGGAGTCTTCTAGTCCACCGCCTGGAGGTGAGGGGGTGGCTGAACCGGTGGCAGGAGTTGCTGGTGGACCTGTTTCCGTTTCTTGTTTAGCTTCAGGCTCTCCAGACCCAGAAATAAACTGGATCCTTCCTGATACCAGCATCGTGAACACAAAGTCAAACTCATCGAAGATAGTTGTGGCTTCAAATGGAAGCTTAACCATCCTCAATAGCCAGCTGTCAGACAATGGTTATTACAAGTGTGTAGCGGGAAATCAACATGGTGCAGACTCTCTGGCCACAAAGGTGACTCTGACAAGGCCCTCTGGTGGGCTGCCTGTAAGAAAATATTTCAGTAGACCTCAACCTGCAGAAGGAGTCTCCACCAGAATAAAAGCCCCCATGGACAATGACGTGGAAGCTTCTGGAGACAATGAAAATGGGAAGCCTGTAGAAAAGGCTCCTACTAGGCAAATGAATACTTCCAACAGTAGAGTCCCAAACATTGGTGTGCAGGGTGGACACCCATCTAGAAAGCCATGGAGACGTCCTGCTATGCCCAGAAGACGAGTCATGCCTCCTGGAGCAGACAAGAGTAACACAGTAGAAACAAGAAGAAGAATCAATATGTCAAACAGTCAGATAGATCCAAAGCGTTGGGCTAGCATTCTGGCAAAGGTCCGTGGAGGTGGCAGCAGTCCAAAAACAACTACTCCAAGTGCTGTTCAGATGAGCACAAATATATTACTGGAGCCTGACACTGCCAGCTCAAAGAAATCAGGATCTCTTGACAGGATTGAAGGATCATCAGCAGAGGGTACTACCATTGGATCGCGACCACAAGAAGCATCATACGCAGTAACAACGTCAGCAACGCCTGTCCCAACTACTGACATCAGCCTGGAAATAAGATCTCTGGGGTCTGTAGACCAGACGCATATAATTTATCAAATTGCTGCCCCCGAAATTAACCCAGATTCAGACTTGTTTACATCCAGAACATATGTCATGCAGACCACCACTGGTCCACAGCCTACTCGTCATTGGACGACAGGGCCAGACGTTTCAGAGGGGGTTGAACTGAGCACCCCTTCATATGGAACCCGTTTTCACGAAAACCAAAGCCATACAACTGTTGGTAAGAAAGTAACTGGAACAGTTGAGAGGTCGGGGGGTGATCGCAGTGTTGTTGATCATAGTGAATTCAGCATTCCAGAAAGCTTTACAAATGCAGAAGAAGTTTATCAAGGAGAGTCTGACCACAGCCCAgtactgaccacagctgtagcCCTTGAAGAACAAAGTACAGGAAAATATGCTGATGCTCACTCATTCATGGAAaccaccacaactgcagctCCGCAAGCCACGCAGAACCTACAAAGACACACAACTCAAGAGAAACAAGACATGTCCCAAATTCCACTGCTTACCACTGTAGCACCAACGAGCAAACCCGCTTCTGAAAATAACAGGGGAAGGCACACTATCTCAACTAATCCAGTGCCTTCTTCACGTGCAAGGAACTCGTCCAGTTTGCGGCGGAAGAACGGTGGCCGACAGAGAAAGCCTAATAGAAAGAGAATAAGGCCGAAAGGCTCCAAATCTCCTACGCACGTCACAAATGTCACGCCACAGCCCACAACTTTAGCCCCAGTTTCTGAGGTCACCAAGACGACTGCCTCCTTTCAGTCTGAAATAGCAACATCTGCAGGGGCCTTGAGCACTAGAGCCAAGGTGGATACCACTGTTCCATTTACTGACAGCCAAGCAACGTCACTAAGCAAAATGactcatgaaaagaacacagaTCCTTTATACAACGGCAGAAATAACCTAACCCCTGACTCCTCAGTCCAAGAGAAAGTGTCGGATGCAGGGGAAACACCTTCTTCCCATGCCAAACCACCTAATACATCAGTGAGCAGCACAACAGCATCAGTGCCCCCATCAACATCCCTAGGTGTTATAGCACACAGGGAAACAGAGATAAACATAGAACCGACTCCAACTTTATCTCTTTCGATTCAGGATGCTGACAAAGAGAGGTTTACAAGCATCCGCCCCCCTGCAGTTCATCGTTTTTTCGAAGGGGCACCACGTGAAAGTGCTACAGTAGACCATGACACAATCGACCCATCCCCAGAGAGTCCTCACATGCAAGCAGAAGTAAAACCAGGTGCGGGTTCAGACAAAGCAGAGAATCAATACACGCCCAGTGAAGCTGAAAACGTGCCTCCATCCACGGAGCTTGTGGGGGAGTTTCCAGTGAGGCCTTTCTCCTCATCTGCCCCAAGTAACCAGCATGAAATCACTGAGGGCCATGACTCAGAAATCCCTAGTGGCTCAACGAAAGCAAACCTTTATGAGGGGGCGCATGAAAGCCCTCAGGTTACAACAGAGAGGCCTGCCACTTCCCAAAGTGCTCAGAGATCTGGGTTAACTACTATAAAAAGGCTTAGCAGTGCTTCAGCAGATGGAGATCATGCCGAGAAAGGCACAACGAAGCCAGGAATAGCAGAAACAAATGTACCTGATGATATTCCAGTCATTTTCCTACCAAGCACCACAACAACATcagcaactactactactacaacaccaccaccatcaccattgGTCAAGTCCATTTCTGAAACAACCATGCCTCCACCAACAACAGCAAAGACAATGAAACCACATGTACCTTTCCAGATACCAGTATCCCCCCCCTCTAGTAAGAGGAAGGCAGCGGTACCTGACAGTACAAATCTCATCCCTGATAGACACAAGGAAAGAATATCCACCACTGAGGAGAAGATCATTACAGAAGATCTATCAACACCTGATAGAACCAAGCCACATGTTTCTCATTCTTCAAGTCAGTTAGAAGATACCAAACCTGATGCTAAGACTGACAAGCTTTTAAACACCAAACCACACAAAACAGCAGTTAAAAAAGCTCCTACAGCtgccccagaattcccagcagCAACCCATCCAAAATTGCCCATTCCTGGAATGGCGAATGGACAGAGTAGAGGTGCTTCCACTGCCCTCAATTCTACATCTGAAGGGGCTCGACAAACCCCAGCTGTCCCAGCTAGGAGAGGGCAGCCTAAGATTACCAGCACTGATGTTAGCACCGTGACAGCACAGGCTGAGTCTGACGCCTATCTGCCATGCGTGGCGGTAGGAGAGCCTCGTCCCTTCCTGTCCTGGACTAAAGCCTCCACAG GAGCCAGCATCGCTCAGAACACCAAGATCCAGCGCTTTGAAGTCCACTCTAATGGCACGCTCATAATTCGCAATGTCCTCCCTCTGGACCAAGGCCAGTACCTCTGCAGTGTCCAGAACCAGTATGGAGAAGACAAGGTGGCAGTCTCTTTGGTAGTCTTAGCTGAACACCCCAAGGTGTTACAGCCACGCCATCAAGACACAACCGCATACTTGGGAGATACTGTTAAACTGGCGTGTCGTTCCCAAGGCCACCCTCCACCGCGGACCACCTGGGTTCTCCCTGACAGGGCAATGGTGCATATGGAAGCTGCCTCATCACTTGCTACATCAGAACAGCGTGTCTCAGTCTTAGCTAACGGTACTCTTCAGATTACCTCTGCTACCTACACAGACCGCGGAGTTTATAAATGCATTGCTAGCAATGCAGCGGGTGCTGACACTATATCCGTCCGTCTGACAGTTGCTGCTTTACCCCCAGTGATTCAACAGCTGAGGCATGAAAATATCACTTTCCCAGAAGGCATCACTGCATACCTGAACTGTAGTGCCAGAGGTGCTCCTCTACCTACGATCAGCTGGATTACTCCTGATGGCATGCAGCTCAGGCCTTCGCAGTTCGTCAGTGGTCGTAACCTCTTTGTTTTTCCCAATGGGACTCTATACATTCGTGGGTTGAGTCAGGCAGATGCTGGGCAATACCAATGCACAGCTACCAACAGCGCCGGAGTTTCATCGAAAGCTATTAGGTTGACTGTGAAAACCACTATTACATCTGCCAGAACCAGGATCACTTCCTCGTCTCCACAGAAGACAGATGTTACCTACGGAGGAAGACTGCAGCTGGACTGTGTGGCATCAGGAGATCCGGAGCCAAGGGTCATCTGGAGGACTCCCTCAAGAAAGCTTGTGGATGCTCATTACAG ctatGACTCAAGGATTAAGGTGTTTGCCAATGGATCCCTCACCGTCCACTCTGTGACAGAGAAAGATGAAGGTGATTATCTGTGTGTTGCGCGGAACAAATTAGGAGATGATCATGTGCCCCTGAAGGTCAGTGTCTTGACAAAACCAGCCAAAATCGAGCCGAGGACACAGACTAATCAGAAGGTGACATATGGGggtaacctgaaagtggactgtGTGGCTTCAGGGCTACCAAACCCAAAGATTCAGTGGGCTCTGCCGGATGGCACTATGATCAACAGCATTATGAAGTCTGACAGCAGTGGCGGTGGGCGCAGCCGCAGGTATGTGGTTTTCGACAACGGTACCCTCTTCTTTAACGAGGTGGGGATGCACGAGGAAGGCGACTACACATGCTATGCCGACAACCAGATCGGCAAGGACGAAATGAAGGTGCATGTTAAAGTGGTGTCAGATGTACCTGTGATCAGAAACAAGACCAATGAGGTTGTCAGGGTCATGTATGGGGAGTCAGCCTCACTGAAGTGTAGCGCCAAAGGAGAGCCTAACCCTCTAGTTCTGTGGTTCTCTCCAACCAATAGAGCAATTCCTTCAGCCTCAGACAAGTACATGATCCATAACGATGGGACGCTGGTTATTCAGAATGTGCAACGCTTTGATGGAGGGAACTACACTTGTCTGGCCAGAAACAGTGCAGGGCAAGATCGTAAAGTGTCCAGGCTGGAAATCCTGGTCTCCCCTCCTGCTATCAATGGGTTGAGGGGTTACACAAACTCTTTAAAGGTATCAGCAGTAAAGGATCAAAGGAAGCTCATACACTGTGAGGCTACAGGTATCCCTGTTCCTCAGGTGATGTGGGTTCTCCCAGAGAACATCGTTCTTCCCTCGCCTTATTATGGAGGCCGGATGACAGTTCATAGAAACGGCACTCTTGATATCCGTTCATTGCGGGTAACTGATGCGGCCCAGCTAACCTGTGTAGCTCGCAATGAAGGTGGAGAGGCAAGGCTCATTGTTCAGCTTGACGTGACAGACGTTATCGAGCCACCAAGGCTCAGGAGTCCAAAATCAGAATCCCTCACCCTAACTGTAGGCAGGAGCATGACCCTAAACTGTTCTGTCGAGGGTTCCCCAGTCCCGCAAGTGACCTGGATACTGCCTAGTGGTGCTCCACTACTGAGCGCAACTCAGTTTAACAAGTTCTTCCACAAGTCTGATGGGACTTTGGTCATCAGCAACCCTGCTCTGTCAGAAGCTGGAACCTACCGCTGCTTAGGGCGCAATGCTGGTGGACTGGTCGAGAGGTCTGTGGTGCTTTTGCCGGGGCGGAAGCCAGAAATTAACAACAGGTACAACTCACCTGTTAGTGTCGTAAACGGCGAAAGCCTGCATCTGCACTGTCTGTCTACAAGTGACCCTGTCCGTCTCACCTGGACCTTACCAAGTGGTGTAGTTCTGAACCGGCCCCAACGAGCAGGTCGGTACGCTGTTCTACCAAATGGGACGCTTTCCATCCACCAGGCTTCTGTCTACGACAGGGGCTCTTACACATGCCGCGCTGCTAACGAATATGGGAGCTCCCTGCTAACGATCCCGGTCATCATAATCGCATACCCACCACGGATCACCAGCGGCCCTGCTCCTGCCACATATGCTAAGAGAGGAGTAGCTGTTCAGCTGAATTGTGTAGCTGTTGGCATCCCGAAGGCAGAGGTGGCATGGGAGACTCCAGATAGGACACGGTTAATCGTCAGTCCTCAGCCACGGATGTTCGGAAACAAGTACCTGCATCCTCAGGGCTCCCTTATTATCCAGAACCCTATGCCGAAAGACGCAGGTTTCTACAGATGCACGGCTAGAAATGTGATAGGGGTTGACTCAAAGGGTACTTACCTTCATGTTTACTAA